The Lentimicrobiaceae bacterium genome segment AAAGCAAATTGCGAAAATAATTACTCCTGTCGATAGGTTTGAGTACGCAACCAATAACGAAACAATTACGGATATTATTAAAACAAGTGATAATCCGGATTTAAAATCTGACAATTCATTTTGCTTTACTGTCAGTACATAAGCTACAAACATTATCAAAGCCAGCTTAGCCAAATCGGAAGTTTGGAAAGTAATTCCCAGTATTGGTATTCTGTTCCAACGGGCTGCACTGTTGACAACGTCGCCTGAAACTAAAGTGTATATCAAAAGCGGTATAGCTATAAATATAGCCCACCTAGCAATATTGGCATAGAAAGGATAATTTACCTTGTGAGCCACGTACATAAAAATCAAACCCAAAGTAACAATAACAAAGTGCTTTTGAAAGTAATATTCGGTGTCGCCGCCTTTTTCGATAAAAGCCAACAGACCTGTTGAGCTATAAACAGCCAACAGCGAGATGACCGACAGTATAATTACTAATCCCCAAATTACTTTATCACCTTGCAGTTTGATTTTAAATTTAGACATATCTTATAGAGCTCTTACAATTTTTTTAAACATATCTCCTCTTTGCTCGAAATTTTCGAACAAATCGAAGCTGGCACAAGCCGGCGAAAGCAAAACGGTATTTCCTTTAGTGGCTATCTGATAAGCCGTCAATACCGCCTGCTCCATTGAACTTGTGCTATAAATAGATTTTACCAAAGGCGAAAACTCTTCGATAATTCTATCGTTATCAACACCTAAAGCAATAATGCTTTTAACTTTTTTATCGACTAAAGTCTTTAGTTTGTGATAATCGTTGCCTTTATCAACTCCGCCAACAATCCAAATAACCCCGTCGTTGGGCATAGTTTCTAATGCGTACCACGAACTATTTACGTTGGTAGCCTTCGAGTCGTTGATGTAGGTTACACCGCTGACTTTAGCCACAAACTCCAACCTGTGCGGAATATTTTCGAATGTTGCAAGTGCAGTTTTTAGCGACTCATTTCTGACGTTAATCATTTTTGACGCTATACTTGCCGCCATAGTGTTGTAAACATTATGACTTCCTTGCAATGCTAATTCTTCTATTTTCATATCAAATTTTGTATTGTTTATTTCAATGTTAATTTTATTATCTTGAACGTAAGCGTTTGAACCTTCAAACCTCTGAATACCAAAGCTTAACAAATTACTTTTTATTTGCATTTTCGAGATGTTGTTTGTTGTAGCATCATCTTCGTTGCAGTATATCAAGTAGTCATTGCAGTCTTGATTTTGAGCGATTTTGAATTTAGACCTTACATAATTATCAAATTTTCCATCGTACCTGTCCAAATGGTCGGGTGTAATGTTTGTAAGTATTGCTATGTAAGGCTTAAATTTTTCGATAGTGTCTAATTGAAAAGAACTGACTTCAACAACCCAATAGTCGTGCTGTCCTTCAGCGACCGATTTAGCAAAGCTATTACCGACATTTCCGCACAACTCAGCATCAATATTCCTATTGATAAGTATATGGTGCAAAAGAGTTGCAGTAGTAGTTTTTCCGTTAGAACCGGTAATTGCAATTATTTTTCCTTCGGCAAACCACGATGCAAATTCAATTTCGGAAATTAATTGTATTTGGCTTTCCTTTATCTTGCCGATAATCGGTGCAGTTAAGGGAATACCCGGACTAACAATAACAATATCGGAACTCAAAATCACATTTTCAGAATGTTTGTTTTCCTCAAAAGCTACTTCAATATTTTTTAGAACTTTTTTGTGCGGCTCTTTTATTTTGTTTGTATCGGACACCCACACATCGTATCCTTTGTTTTTCGCCAAGATAGCAGCACCAATTCCGCTAATGCCTGCTCCGAGTATTGCTACCCTGCCCTTCATTTATCGTATTTTTAGAGTTACAACAGTTAAAATAGCTAATATTATTCCTATGATGAAAAACCTCATTACTATTTTAGGTTCTTTGTAACCTTTCTTTTGATAATGGTGATGCAACGGAGACATCAAGAAAACGCGTTTGCCAACTCCTGTTCGCATTCTGGTATATTTAAAATACGAAACCTGAATTAGCACCGAAAGGCTCTCGATTAAAAATATACCGCACAAAATGGGTATCAAAAGTTCCTTTCTGATAATGATAGCATACGTTGCAATAATACCGCCCAAAGCCAAACTGCCTGTGTCTCCCATAAACACTTGTGCAGGATAAGTATTGTACCACAAAAATCCTATACAGGCTCCCACAAAAGCGCTCATAAAAATTACCAACTCGCCGGAATTGGGTATGTACATTATGTTCAGATAATCGGCAAAGACAATATTACCGCTAACCCACGCCAGCAGACCTAAAGTTACTCCTATTATTGCAGAAGTTCCAGCAGCCAGACCGTCTATTCCGTCAGTTATATTGGCTCCGTTAGATACACCAATAACAATAAATACAACTATTACAAGGTAAACTATCCACGATAAGTATTTGTTTTTTACTCCGAACACGCCTAAAATGCTACTATAGTCGAATTCGTTGTTTTTTACAAAAGGTATTGTGGTTTTGGTAGATTTTGTCGGAACCTTGCTAAAATTAGCACTATGGTCTTGTATTTTTTCAAATCCTGATAAAGAATCGGAATTGTGAACGGTAAATTCTTTTGTTTGAACCACCTTTTCTCTTATTTCAACCGAAGGATTGAAGAAAATAACGCTCGCCACCACTACTCCTGCAACAATCTGACCTATAATTTTAAACTTGCCTTTCAAGCCTTTTTTATCGTGTTTGTAAACTTTTATGTAATCGTCGAGACCGCCGATAAATCCTAACCAAACGGTAACGAATAGCATCAGCAAAACGTAAACATTGTCTAACTTAGCAAAAAGTAAGGTTGGAATAATTATAGCACCTAAAATGATAATTCCGCCAATTGTGGGTGTTCCTTCCTTTTCCTTTTGTCCTTCCAATCCCAAATCTCTGATAGTTTCACCAATTTGATTTTTTTTCAGAAAATTGATTATGTATTTACCTAAAATCATACTGATAAACAGCGATAAGGTAGCAGCCAACGCCGACCTGAACGATATGTATTGAAACATACCGGCTCCGGGTAAATCATACACTCTGTCTAAGTATTCGAACAAATAGTAAAACATTACAAATTATTTTTAGTTAAACAATTTTCAACCTCAACTTTGTCGTCGAACGGATTTCTGACTCCGTTGACTTCCTGATATTTTTCATGTCCTTTTCCTGCAATCAAAATCACATCGCCTTTGTTTGCCAAATGCACAGCTGTTTGTATAGCCTCGCGTCTGTTTACAAGGGTTAAGCATTTATCTCTGTTTTTTGCCGACACTCCTTTAAGTATTTCGTTTATAATACTTTGTGGCTCTTCGCTACGCGGATTGTCGGAAGTGATAATAATTTTATCAGCCAAACTTGACGCAATATCGCCCATAACCAGTCGCTTATCGTGATCGCGGTCGCCACCGCAACCGAATACAACGATCAGTTTTTCGTTTAAAGTTCTGACGTCGTTTATTGTGTCTATAACATTCTTCAATGCATCTGGAGTGTGTGCATAGTCGATTATAGCAACTATATCATCTTTGCCTCTTACCATTTCAAACCTTCCGGGAGCTCCTGTCAAACTGCTAACTCCCAAAACAACCTCATCTTTATTCAAACCTAAATTTATGAGCGTTGCATAAACCGCCAATAGGTTGTACGCATTGAAACCTCCTACCAATCTAGTCCAAAAGTCTATGTTGTTTATCTCCATTTGCA includes the following:
- the murD gene encoding UDP-N-acetylmuramoyl-L-alanine--D-glutamate ligase produces the protein MKGRVAILGAGISGIGAAILAKNKGYDVWVSDTNKIKEPHKKVLKNIEVAFEENKHSENVILSSDIVIVSPGIPLTAPIIGKIKESQIQLISEIEFASWFAEGKIIAITGSNGKTTTATLLHHILINRNIDAELCGNVGNSFAKSVAEGQHDYWVVEVSSFQLDTIEKFKPYIAILTNITPDHLDRYDGKFDNYVRSKFKIAQNQDCNDYLIYCNEDDATTNNISKMQIKSNLLSFGIQRFEGSNAYVQDNKINIEINNTKFDMKIEELALQGSHNVYNTMAASIASKMINVRNESLKTALATFENIPHRLEFVAKVSGVTYINDSKATNVNSSWYALETMPNDGVIWIVGGVDKGNDYHKLKTLVDKKVKSIIALGVDNDRIIEEFSPLVKSIYSTSSMEQAVLTAYQIATKGNTVLLSPACASFDLFENFEQRGDMFKKIVRAL
- a CDS encoding FtsW/RodA/SpoVE family cell cycle protein, encoding MSKFKIKLQGDKVIWGLVIILSVISLLAVYSSTGLLAFIEKGGDTEYYFQKHFVIVTLGLIFMYVAHKVNYPFYANIARWAIFIAIPLLIYTLVSGDVVNSAARWNRIPILGITFQTSDLAKLALIMFVAYVLTVKQNELSDFKSGLSLVLIISVIVSLLVAYSNLSTGVIIFAICFCMMFYAGARMKHILLISGAGIFIFLILVSSLLIMHKFESGNTSKELAQ
- the mraY gene encoding phospho-N-acetylmuramoyl-pentapeptide-transferase; this translates as MFYYLFEYLDRVYDLPGAGMFQYISFRSALAATLSLFISMILGKYIINFLKKNQIGETIRDLGLEGQKEKEGTPTIGGIIILGAIIIPTLLFAKLDNVYVLLMLFVTVWLGFIGGLDDYIKVYKHDKKGLKGKFKIIGQIVAGVVVASVIFFNPSVEIREKVVQTKEFTVHNSDSLSGFEKIQDHSANFSKVPTKSTKTTIPFVKNNEFDYSSILGVFGVKNKYLSWIVYLVIVVFIVIGVSNGANITDGIDGLAAGTSAIIGVTLGLLAWVSGNIVFADYLNIMYIPNSGELVIFMSAFVGACIGFLWYNTYPAQVFMGDTGSLALGGIIATYAIIIRKELLIPILCGIFLIESLSVLIQVSYFKYTRMRTGVGKRVFLMSPLHHHYQKKGYKEPKIVMRFFIIGIILAILTVVTLKIR